A genomic region of Sporichthyaceae bacterium contains the following coding sequences:
- a CDS encoding helix-turn-helix domain-containing protein, producing MRYLTSADKPVAEQFSYWREVICQVCTPLAAERKPEHRGGEPTEQGHAGWARSAELMTTHCAEVCSRTQSLTHGPAELRRTVADDVFVHLQVRGVCVGLQADRTCRIPPGGFAMFDTTEPYRLDLVGDERGDWQVISFRVPRSRLVPMLADPGGFTAVTHAGAGLADLVTGTMTAVWRDIESFDRPAAAAAESAFLSLLAAAADSDARPVMSRRTEMDAALRASVNRYLAANLRDGDLSVSAVAQRCRISTRKLHNLYEDNEHTFAQTVMRLRLAAAARELAAGAADRTLTDIATRWGFCDLSHLNRLFRARYGCLPSEFRAQALRVPGSGPVDHRGRAAEMINKNW from the coding sequence GTGCGTTATCTGACGTCGGCCGACAAGCCGGTCGCCGAGCAGTTCAGCTACTGGCGTGAGGTCATCTGCCAGGTCTGCACGCCACTCGCCGCCGAACGCAAACCCGAGCACCGTGGGGGAGAACCGACCGAGCAGGGCCACGCCGGGTGGGCGCGCTCGGCGGAGCTCATGACCACGCACTGTGCCGAGGTCTGCTCCCGGACCCAGTCGCTGACCCACGGCCCGGCCGAGTTGCGACGCACGGTCGCCGACGACGTCTTTGTGCACCTCCAGGTCCGCGGTGTCTGCGTGGGCCTGCAGGCGGACCGGACCTGTCGCATCCCGCCGGGCGGATTCGCGATGTTCGACACCACCGAGCCCTACCGGTTGGACCTGGTCGGCGACGAACGCGGCGACTGGCAGGTCATCTCGTTCCGGGTGCCGCGGTCGCGGTTGGTGCCCATGCTGGCCGACCCCGGCGGGTTCACTGCGGTGACGCACGCGGGCGCCGGCCTCGCCGATCTGGTCACCGGAACGATGACCGCCGTCTGGCGCGACATCGAGTCCTTCGACAGGCCTGCGGCGGCCGCGGCCGAGAGCGCGTTCCTGTCGCTGCTGGCCGCTGCCGCGGACAGCGACGCCCGTCCGGTGATGTCCCGACGCACCGAGATGGACGCGGCGCTGCGGGCCTCGGTGAACCGATATCTGGCGGCGAACCTGCGCGACGGCGACCTTTCTGTTTCCGCAGTGGCTCAACGTTGCCGGATCTCGACGCGCAAACTTCACAACCTCTATGAGGACAATGAGCACACCTTCGCGCAGACCGTGATGCGACTTCGGCTCGCGGCGGCGGCCCGCGAGTTGGCCGCCGGCGCCGCGGATCGCACCCTCACCGACATCGCAACCCGGTGGGGTTTCTGCGACCTTTCACACCTGAATCGCCTGTTCAGAGCCCGATACGGGTGTCTGCCGTCGGAGTTCCGCGCCCAGGCGTTGCGCGTGCCCGGGTCCGGACCAGTGGATCATCGCGGGCGGGCCGCGGAGATGATCAACAAAAACTGGTGA
- a CDS encoding response regulator transcription factor: MPPSSDHTDRDARVPAPSTPHMLESRNAVGRPTTVRRVIRVVVTEPKALHSAALTCLLSTEPDMDVVGSPLTDDELVAAVACTDADIVLLDLDAPGREVVGLCTLLGRIAPECRVIALSAGRPAPDLLRLLADAAHGLVSKHAGPSALLDAVRRVAAGERVHVAGPMPVGARSAHTPTERELELLRHAAHGSSVRELAQRLCLSEGTVRNYLSRTMTKLGARNRIDAIGIAQRAGWL; encoded by the coding sequence GTGCCCCCTTCTTCCGACCACACCGACCGGGACGCGCGAGTTCCCGCGCCCTCGACCCCGCACATGTTGGAGTCGCGGAACGCGGTCGGTCGCCCGACCACGGTGCGGCGGGTCATCCGGGTGGTCGTCACCGAACCGAAGGCACTGCACTCCGCGGCCCTGACCTGCCTGCTCTCGACCGAACCTGACATGGACGTCGTCGGGAGCCCGCTGACCGACGACGAACTCGTCGCGGCCGTGGCGTGCACCGACGCCGACATCGTGCTGCTCGACCTCGACGCCCCGGGGCGCGAGGTCGTCGGCCTGTGCACCTTGCTGGGCCGGATCGCCCCGGAGTGCCGGGTCATCGCGCTGTCCGCCGGTCGGCCGGCGCCGGATCTGCTGCGCCTGCTCGCCGACGCGGCGCACGGCCTGGTCAGCAAGCATGCCGGACCGTCCGCCCTGCTCGACGCGGTCCGCCGGGTCGCGGCCGGCGAACGCGTCCACGTCGCCGGTCCGATGCCGGTCGGTGCCCGGTCCGCGCACACGCCGACCGAACGGGAACTGGAACTGCTGCGCCACGCCGCCCACGGCAGTTCCGTGCGCGAACTCGCCCAACGGCTGTGCCTGTCCGAGGGGACCGTGCGCAACTACCTGTCGCGGACGATGACCAAGCTGGGCGCCCGCAACCGCATCGACGCCATCGGCATCGCGCAGCGCGCCGGCTGGTTGTAG
- a CDS encoding MFS transporter: MNRGAYRGVWAVGAARRVLILGTLIRIPLWAGNVVLTLHLVGHLHRSYAEAGLVVTAATVALAVSGPWRGRRVDRVGVRRAVTPCLAVLAACWAIAPFTGYAALMALAFLAGLFAVPVFSVVRQALMCAVPSDRRRAALSVDSVLVEISFMIGPALGVLLATTLPTPWALFICEFASIAGGIALWALDPPVTAEVVVADAGQIAEAFRSRQIVGVLVVSAATVLVLTGTEVSTVAALRDWRQGPWIGAELAVWGLGSALGGLVYGTLHRPIPVAVLLAALGAVTLPIAAAPGPLTLGAALFVAGSCCAPTITATVDTLSQLVPDHARGEALGWHGSAMTAGGALGAPLTGLAIDRSGWEAGFVAPAALGLVVAVALVPLPTLIRRPLRNPTS; encoded by the coding sequence GTGAACAGGGGGGCGTACCGCGGCGTGTGGGCGGTCGGGGCGGCACGGCGCGTGCTGATCCTCGGCACACTGATCCGCATCCCGTTGTGGGCGGGCAACGTCGTGCTCACCCTGCACTTGGTCGGCCACCTGCACCGGTCCTACGCCGAGGCCGGACTGGTCGTCACGGCCGCGACCGTGGCCCTGGCGGTCAGCGGCCCGTGGCGGGGGCGCCGGGTCGACCGGGTGGGGGTACGTCGAGCCGTGACGCCCTGTCTGGCAGTGCTCGCGGCCTGTTGGGCGATCGCCCCGTTCACCGGATATGCGGCGCTGATGGCGCTGGCCTTCCTCGCCGGCCTCTTCGCGGTGCCGGTGTTCTCCGTGGTCCGGCAGGCGTTGATGTGCGCGGTCCCGTCGGATCGGCGCCGGGCGGCGCTGTCGGTGGACTCGGTGCTGGTCGAGATCTCGTTCATGATCGGCCCGGCGTTGGGGGTGCTGCTGGCGACCACGTTGCCGACACCGTGGGCGCTGTTCATCTGCGAGTTCGCCTCGATCGCCGGCGGCATCGCGCTGTGGGCGCTGGACCCGCCGGTGACCGCCGAGGTGGTGGTCGCGGACGCGGGCCAGATCGCCGAGGCATTCCGGTCCCGGCAGATCGTCGGGGTGCTGGTCGTGAGCGCGGCCACGGTGCTGGTGCTGACCGGCACCGAGGTGTCCACGGTCGCGGCCCTGCGCGACTGGCGACAGGGCCCGTGGATCGGGGCGGAGCTCGCCGTCTGGGGTCTGGGATCGGCATTGGGCGGCCTGGTCTACGGGACGTTGCACCGGCCGATCCCGGTCGCGGTGCTGCTGGCCGCGCTCGGCGCGGTCACGCTGCCGATCGCGGCCGCACCCGGTCCGCTCACGCTCGGCGCCGCGCTGTTCGTGGCCGGGTCGTGTTGCGCGCCGACCATCACGGCCACCGTCGACACGCTGTCGCAGTTGGTGCCGGATCACGCCCGCGGTGAGGCCCTCGGTTGGCACGGGTCCGCGATGACCGCCGGCGGGGCGCTCGGCGCCCCGCTGACCGGCCTCGCGATCGACCGGTCGGGCTGGGAGGCGGGCTTCGTCGCGCCCGCGGCGCTCGGCCTGGTGGTGGCCGTGGCGCTCGTCCCGCTGCCGACCCTGATCCGACGTCCGCTACGGAACCCGACGTCCTGA
- a CDS encoding mycothione reductase codes for MRTYDLIVLGAGSGNTFLTSELAHLRTAIVEPDRFGGTCLNRGCIPSKMYVVAADVARSAQEAHRLGVHARLDGVDWPAVRERIFSRIDPIHEQAREYRRAHGIDVYTSSARFVGPRVLEVDGEQLTADRVVIAVGARPVIPDVPGLDTVPFHTSDTVMRMPQLPASVIVIGGGFIAAEFGHVLQSFGSQVTIVQRGPRLLMAEDEAVSARYTELASRCFRVLLEAQVTRVAPGGPGVVATVRSAAGETVVEAEMLLVATGRRPNTDLVDAAAGGLEVDQHGHLVADEYFRTAVPGVWAFGDSSNHFQLKHMANAEGRVVTHNVAHPEAPRRLQHKVVPHAVFGEPQIAAAGLTEQAARERGIEHVIAQRAYSRTAYGWALEDHTSFVKLVVDPRRRTLLGAHIIGPAAAILIQPLLQAMAFDQTVDAIARDVLYIHPALTEVVEQALLEVP; via the coding sequence GTGCGCACCTATGACCTGATCGTGCTCGGCGCGGGCAGCGGGAACACGTTCCTGACCTCCGAGCTGGCCCACCTGCGAACCGCGATCGTCGAGCCGGACCGGTTCGGCGGGACCTGCCTGAACCGCGGCTGCATCCCGTCGAAGATGTACGTGGTGGCCGCCGATGTCGCCCGCTCGGCGCAGGAGGCGCACCGGCTCGGGGTGCACGCCCGGCTCGACGGCGTCGACTGGCCGGCCGTTCGCGAGCGGATCTTCAGCCGGATCGACCCGATCCACGAACAGGCGAGGGAGTACCGGCGCGCCCACGGCATCGACGTCTACACCAGCTCGGCGCGGTTCGTCGGCCCCCGCGTCCTCGAGGTCGACGGGGAGCAGCTCACCGCCGACCGGGTCGTGATCGCGGTCGGGGCCCGCCCGGTGATCCCGGACGTCCCCGGCCTGGACACCGTGCCGTTCCACACCTCGGACACGGTCATGCGGATGCCCCAGTTGCCGGCTTCCGTGATCGTGATCGGCGGCGGGTTCATCGCCGCCGAGTTCGGGCACGTGCTGCAGTCCTTCGGGTCGCAGGTGACGATCGTGCAGCGCGGGCCGCGGCTGCTGATGGCTGAGGACGAGGCCGTCTCGGCGCGCTACACCGAGCTCGCGTCGCGCTGTTTCCGGGTGCTGCTCGAGGCGCAGGTGACTCGAGTCGCCCCCGGCGGACCCGGTGTGGTTGCGACGGTGCGTTCGGCCGCGGGGGAGACGGTTGTCGAGGCCGAGATGCTGCTGGTGGCAACCGGGCGGCGGCCCAACACCGACCTGGTCGACGCCGCGGCCGGCGGGCTGGAGGTCGATCAGCATGGGCACCTGGTGGCCGACGAGTACTTCCGGACAGCGGTGCCCGGCGTCTGGGCGTTCGGGGACTCGTCCAATCACTTCCAGCTCAAGCACATGGCCAATGCCGAGGGGCGGGTCGTCACGCACAACGTCGCCCACCCCGAGGCTCCACGACGACTGCAGCACAAGGTGGTCCCGCACGCGGTGTTCGGCGAACCGCAGATCGCCGCGGCCGGGCTGACCGAACAAGCGGCCCGCGAGCGCGGCATCGAGCACGTGATCGCCCAGCGCGCCTACTCGCGGACCGCCTACGGCTGGGCGTTGGAGGACCACACGAGCTTCGTGAAGCTCGTCGTCGACCCGCGCCGACGGACCTTGCTGGGCGCGCACATCATCGGGCCTGCCGCGGCGATCCTCATCCAGCCACTGCTGCAGGCGATGGCCTTCGACCAGACCGTCGACGCCATCGCCCGCGACGTGCTCTACATCCATCCGGCGTTGACGGAGGTCGTCGAACAGGCGCTGCTGGAGGTGCCGTAG
- a CDS encoding LLM class F420-dependent oxidoreductase, whose amino-acid sequence MKLAMLVPYAGDVKTSAELVVALEAAGLDQVFVPEAYSFDAVSVVGALAALTSRIEIGTGVLNVYSRTPALLGMTAAGCDAVSQGRFILGLGASGPQVIEGFHGVPYDTPLARIRETIEVVRMVLRREVLQYEGKALHIPLPAGQGTGLAKPLKLINHPVRSAVPIWWASLMPKAVEATAEVADGWMPVFFIAERADSVWGEALGAGTARRSAELGPLQVVAGGPVAIGDDAPVDRAREAVRKQAALYVGGMGARGKNFYNTVCTQYGWADEARTVQDLYLDGKKAEAAAALPAELVDGLHLTGPKGYVAERIAAYREAGVTSLFVEPVEGTDPVRMITALRELVDAG is encoded by the coding sequence GTGAAGCTGGCGATGTTGGTCCCCTACGCGGGCGACGTGAAGACCAGTGCCGAGTTGGTGGTGGCCCTGGAGGCCGCCGGGCTCGACCAGGTGTTCGTGCCCGAGGCGTACTCGTTCGACGCGGTCAGCGTGGTCGGGGCGTTGGCCGCGCTGACCTCGCGGATCGAGATCGGCACGGGGGTGCTCAACGTCTACAGCCGCACCCCGGCGCTGCTGGGCATGACGGCGGCCGGTTGCGACGCGGTCTCCCAGGGCCGGTTCATCCTCGGTCTGGGCGCGAGTGGCCCGCAGGTGATCGAGGGCTTCCACGGGGTCCCGTACGACACCCCGTTGGCGCGGATCCGGGAGACCATCGAGGTGGTCCGGATGGTGCTGCGGCGGGAGGTGCTGCAGTACGAGGGCAAGGCGCTGCACATTCCGCTGCCGGCCGGGCAGGGCACGGGGTTGGCCAAGCCACTGAAGCTGATCAACCACCCGGTGCGCTCGGCGGTGCCGATCTGGTGGGCCTCGCTGATGCCGAAGGCGGTGGAGGCCACCGCCGAGGTCGCCGACGGGTGGATGCCGGTGTTCTTCATCGCCGAGCGTGCCGATTCGGTGTGGGGGGAGGCGTTGGGGGCCGGGACGGCCAGGCGCAGCGCCGAACTCGGGCCGTTGCAGGTGGTGGCCGGCGGGCCGGTCGCGATCGGCGACGACGCACCGGTCGACCGCGCCCGGGAGGCGGTGCGCAAGCAGGCCGCGCTCTACGTCGGTGGCATGGGTGCGCGGGGCAAGAACTTCTACAACACCGTGTGCACCCAGTACGGCTGGGCCGATGAGGCCCGCACCGTTCAGGACCTCTACCTCGACGGGAAGAAGGCGGAGGCCGCGGCGGCACTGCCGGCCGAGTTGGTCGACGGTCTGCACCTGACCGGACCGAAGGGCTATGTGGCCGAACGGATCGCCGCCTACCGCGAGGCCGGGGTCACCTCCCTGTTCGTCGAGCCGGTCGAGGGCACCGACCCAGTACGGATGATCACCGCGCTGCGGGAACTCGTCGACGCCGGATGA
- a CDS encoding M24 family metallopeptidase translates to MDPATPGPDDLVRDEASRIERLVAAQGMAEQLFAEVMRRQIIRPGRGECETSDAIRDLAAQEFGTQRWWHKRIVRAGPNTLRIYREHPPDRLIGEDDIVFLDFGPVLQVWEADYGRTFVLGDDPAKHALCADLDRVWVAGQRFFAEHHDITGEQLYARVCELAQEAGWEFGGRIAGHQVGQFPHARSGADEVETHIAPGCDLPLRRTDRAGVACHWILEVHLIDRDRTFGGFVEELLDIGPRSGC, encoded by the coding sequence ATGGACCCTGCCACTCCCGGGCCGGACGACCTGGTGCGCGACGAGGCGTCCCGCATCGAGCGGTTGGTCGCTGCGCAGGGGATGGCCGAGCAGTTGTTCGCCGAGGTGATGCGGCGTCAGATCATCCGACCCGGCCGTGGCGAGTGCGAGACCAGCGACGCCATCCGTGACCTCGCGGCGCAGGAGTTCGGGACGCAACGCTGGTGGCACAAGCGGATTGTTCGCGCCGGGCCGAACACGCTGCGGATCTACCGCGAGCATCCGCCGGACCGGCTGATCGGCGAGGATGACATCGTCTTCCTCGACTTCGGCCCGGTCTTACAGGTGTGGGAGGCCGATTACGGCCGTACCTTCGTGCTCGGCGACGACCCGGCCAAGCACGCGCTGTGCGCGGACCTCGATCGCGTCTGGGTAGCCGGACAACGATTCTTCGCCGAACACCACGACATCACCGGTGAGCAGCTCTACGCCCGGGTCTGTGAATTGGCTCAGGAAGCCGGCTGGGAGTTCGGCGGACGCATCGCCGGGCATCAGGTCGGCCAGTTCCCGCACGCGCGCAGCGGTGCTGATGAGGTGGAGACGCACATCGCGCCCGGGTGCGACCTGCCGCTGCGCCGCACGGATCGCGCGGGTGTCGCCTGCCACTGGATCCTCGAGGTCCACCTGATCGATCGCGATCGCACATTCGGTGGCTTCGTCGAGGAGCTGCTCGACATCGGGCCTCGCTCAGGCTGTTGA